The Caretta caretta isolate rCarCar2 chromosome 5, rCarCar1.hap1, whole genome shotgun sequence genome contains a region encoding:
- the LOC142068353 gene encoding uncharacterized protein LOC142068353: protein MGSSLSALQVQHRNELQYLLRKAQHDCPARALTLLLQEVRAQCPWYPEAGSLKLADWERLGQTLHEEPRAPVQALHAWHLCRDAILRVTSDRPSFTRLVLSPRPSAPVAIPVAAIPPSTDTTQRVASERPSPVPTAPPLPALPPVSSLPPPPLPSPPEPVRDHPPSVGPHAPGPPGGSSASAQKLSLVQQMVHAAKARSDLTAEELADLVSVCPVTWQNDDQGNPVGTWTTLSYSVVREDRCGFQLGVCDRHLNNMAWHQGLSNPIPEFQLTLEETALPPESTTTGRKRRRRSVPNRPMTWGAVKALVAAAQRRLAADQQPETPETLFVAILAQITANSVMIVCLLCLLFPVGVGSEALPPLRARMTYNIWERLASIANVTHFCLSNSVAARDLLGTCLIPVCHHPEEMENKTLFSAYANLSSQYSSMANWGPANYTLPRTAISLHTPYPAGAHNVTCARIVNCTSTKVPLGCRKISQPLLNCSHAVNVSYNYGHIILPSGWFFTCGSRTFNYIPANLSDGTLCCLSRMTLILPFAGQNRSKRSVPLLDDCIADVELFSRAEYTALAASIVGVPALAMYSARTLNNLACFAAKAINTTSQAIALLNTEQHELRDAILDNRAAIDFLLLKHHLGCSTFQHMCCFNLTDNSRSIETRLTELANLTTHIRQDLGFEGFWNWLTGWLPSLEWLRQLFGYAVFVTIGLIFCCCCVQCIPSLLRLCEISPWKAPQVMSLSVWELNSMTKQIDGYNEMAKYH from the exons atgggaagctccctctctgctttgcaagtgcaacaccgcaatgagctgcagtatttgctgcgtaaggctcagcatgactgcccggctcgagcacttactctcctgctacaggaggtgcgtgcccagtgcccgtggtatcctgaagccggaagccttaagctagcggactgggagcgattgggccagacattgcacgaagagcctcgggcgcccgtgcaggctttacatgcctggcacctctgtcgTGACGCAATACTGCGTGTCACCTCGGATAGGCCCTCTTTCACGAGGCTGGTGCTCTCGCCACGCCCGtcggctcctgtagccatccccgtTGCAGCTATCCCCCCTTCTACTGATACAACCCAGCGTGTCgcttcggaaagaccctctcccgtacccacagccccccctctccctgctttgcccccagtgtcttcattaccaccgcctcccttgccttccccaccggagccagtgCGTGATCACCCTCcctccgtggggccccatgctccggggccccccggagggtcatctgcatctgctcagaagctttcgctggtgcaacaaatggttcacgcagcgaaagctcgatcagatcttacagcggaggagctggctgatctggtctcagtttgcccggtgacctggcagaatgatgaccagggtaaccccgtgggcacctggaccactttgtcatactcggtggttagagag gaccgttgtgggttccagctcggtgtgtgcgaccggcacttaaacaacatggcatggcaccaggggctgtcgaatcccataccagagtttcagctgaccttggaggagaccgcgttgccccccgagtcgacaacgacgggacggaaacggaggaggcgtagtgtcccaaaccggcccatgacatggggagcagtaaaagcattggtcgccgcggcccaacgaaggctggcagcagatcaacagccagagactcctgagactttgtttgtggcgattctcgcccaaatcactgctaattctgtaatgattgtgtgccttttgtgcctgctatttcctgtaggggttggctcggaagcgcTTCCCCCGctacgagcccgaatgacatataacatatgggaaagattggcttcaatagcaaatgttacccacttttgtctatctaattctgtagcagccagagatttgttaggtacatgccttattccagtatgtcatcaccctgaggagatggagaataagacactgttctctgcttatgcgaatctttcctcccagtactctagcatggctaattggggcccagcCAACTATACTTTGCCTCGcacggctatatccctccacacaccgtacccggccggggctcacAATGTTACTTGTGCGCGTatagttaactgcactagtacaaaggtgcccttgggctgtcgaaaaatttctcaaccccttttaaattgttcccatgctgttaatgtttcatataattatggccatatcatcctaccatcaggatggttttttacttgcggttcacgcacctttaattatattcctgcaaatttaagtgatggcaccctttgctgtcttagtagaatgacccttatattgccttttgctggacAAAAtcgtagtaaaagaagtgtaccccttttagatgattgtattgcagatgttgagctttttagtcgtgctgagtatactgctttagcggcctctattgttggggtccccgcgcttgccatgtattcagccagaactttaaataacctggcatgctttgcagcaaaggcaattaatacaacatcccaggctattgccttacttaacacagaacaacacgaattaagggatgcaatcttggataacagagcagccattgattttctgctcctgaaacaccatctaggctgctccacatttcagcacatgtgttgctttaatttaactgataatagtcgctccatagaaactagactgactgaattggccaatcttacaacacacatacgccaagatctggggtttgagggtttttggaattggcttacaggttggctgccctctctagaatggctgcgacagcttttcggttatgctgtgtttgtgaccattgggcttattttttgctgctgctgtgtacaatgtattccttccttgttaagacTTTGTGAAATTtcgccctggaaagctccccaagttatgtccttgtctgtctgggagttaaatagcatgacaaaacaaattgacggctacaatgagatggccaaatatcattaa